One genomic region from Pyxicephalus adspersus chromosome 1, UCB_Pads_2.0, whole genome shotgun sequence encodes:
- the LOC140321731 gene encoding ecto-ADP-ribosyltransferase 5-like: FFVQVVSQRVQLGIYQDSFDDQYVGCADKMESLAPDIFMAERQKNKELEVAWIDASETWAARKALIKPLPDGFIDEYGIPFLVYIMAVSGRAVRMIQIKMSLESGIVLCTLHFVLSTQMSHQVTVFDIDDQYTGCEKEMENEMAKVLQEEMKNNQFAVMWYQASYLNKNISVAGMSKNFYMNNFHFKSLHSYLTQALQMMRTVCTKKSPKRSAGG, translated from the exons ttttttgtgcaggttgTGAGCCAGCGCGTCCAGCTGGGAATATACCAGGACTCTTTCGATGACCAATATGTTGGATGTGCAGATAAAATGGAGTCCCTGGCACCAGATATATTCATGgcagaaagacagaaaaacaaggagcTGGAAGTAGCTTGGATAGACGCTTCTGAAACATGGGCAGCCAGAAAGGCGTTGATAAAACCTCTTCCTGATGGGTTTATAGATGAGTATGGGATCCCCTTTTTAGTCTACA TTATG GCAGTAAGTGGCAGAGCTGTACGTATGATTCAG ATAAAGATGTCGTTAGAATCGGGGATTGTGCTGTGCACTTTGCACTTCGTCCTGTCTACACAG ATGAGCCATCAGGTCACAGTTTTTGACATTGATGATCAGTACACTGGCTGCGAGAAAGAGATGGAGAATGAGATGGCAAAAGTTCTACAGGAAGAGATGAAGAACAACCAATTTGCAGTTATGTGGTACCAGGCTAGCTAT CTGAATAAAAATATCTCAGTTGCGGGAATGTCTAAGAATTTCTACATGaacaatttccattttaaatctCTTCACTCCTACCTGACCCAAGCCTTACAGATGATGAGAACAGTCTGCACCAAGAAGTCCCCCAAGAGGTCTGCAGGGGGTTGA